The Sphingomonas sp. So64.6b genome includes a region encoding these proteins:
- the hmgA gene encoding homogentisate 1,2-dioxygenase, with translation MTEYQTGFGNHFATEAVPGALPIGRNSPQRPPFGLYAEQLSGTAFTAPRHENRRSWLYRLRPSAAHPAFTRYTGAKRFAPGVSKDPLAPNRLRWGPTGIEDADWLDSLTTMIVAGDGPATQAGVALHLYAASKDMIDRAFVSGDGELLILPEMGALILFTELGRIDVAPGQVALIPRGVRFRVTLPDGKARGYIAENHGAPFRLPDLGPIGSNGLANPRDFETPTAWFEDREGKFELVQKFLGSLWTTELGRSPLDVVAWHGNYAPWRYDLARFNTIGSISFDHPDPSIFTVLTSPSDVAGTANADFVIFPPRWMVAEDTFRPPWFHRNVMSEAMGLIHGAYDAKADGFVPGALSLHNQMSGHGPDVASWKGASEAELKPHKIDGTMAFMIESRWVFHATDFALKTGTLDEDYDQVWTGFPKAQLPG, from the coding sequence ATGACTGAATACCAAACCGGCTTCGGCAATCACTTCGCCACCGAGGCCGTCCCCGGCGCCCTGCCCATTGGCCGCAATTCCCCGCAAAGGCCCCCTTTCGGCCTTTATGCCGAACAACTCAGCGGCACCGCCTTCACCGCACCACGCCATGAGAATCGCCGCTCCTGGCTCTACCGTCTGCGCCCCTCCGCCGCACACCCCGCCTTTACTCGTTATACCGGGGCGAAGCGCTTCGCGCCTGGTGTCAGCAAGGATCCGCTCGCCCCCAACCGTCTGCGCTGGGGGCCGACCGGGATCGAGGATGCCGACTGGCTCGACAGCCTGACGACAATGATCGTCGCGGGCGACGGTCCGGCGACTCAGGCCGGCGTCGCCCTGCACCTCTATGCCGCATCGAAGGACATGATCGACCGCGCCTTTGTCAGTGGTGATGGCGAATTGCTGATCCTGCCCGAGATGGGCGCGCTCATCTTATTCACCGAACTCGGCCGCATCGATGTGGCGCCTGGCCAAGTCGCACTGATCCCGCGCGGCGTGCGCTTTCGCGTGACACTCCCCGACGGCAAGGCGCGCGGCTATATCGCGGAAAACCATGGGGCACCTTTCCGCCTGCCCGATCTCGGCCCGATCGGCTCCAACGGTCTCGCCAACCCACGCGACTTCGAAACCCCCACCGCGTGGTTCGAGGATCGCGAAGGCAAATTCGAACTGGTGCAGAAATTCCTCGGCTCACTCTGGACCACAGAGCTTGGCCGCTCACCGCTCGACGTCGTCGCCTGGCACGGCAATTACGCGCCCTGGCGCTATGATCTGGCGCGCTTCAACACGATCGGCAGCATCAGTTTCGACCATCCCGATCCGTCGATCTTCACCGTGCTCACCTCGCCCAGCGACGTCGCGGGCACCGCCAACGCAGACTTCGTCATCTTCCCGCCGCGCTGGATGGTCGCCGAAGATACGTTCCGTCCGCCCTGGTTTCACCGCAACGTGATGAGCGAGGCGATGGGCCTGATCCACGGCGCCTATGACGCCAAGGCCGACGGCTTCGTGCCCGGCGCGCTGTCGCTGCATAATCAGATGAGCGGCCACGGCCCCGATGTCGCGAGCTGGAAGGGCGCGAGCGAGGCCGAACTCAAGCCGCACAAGATCGACGGCACCATGGCGTTCATGATCGAAAGCCGCTGGGTCTTCCACGCGACCGACTTCGCATTGAAGACCGGCACGCTGGACGAAGACTATGATCAGGTCTGGACCGGCTTTCCCAAAGCGCAACTGCCTGGATAG
- the hppD gene encoding 4-hydroxyphenylpyruvate dioxygenase, whose amino-acid sequence MTATENPMGLNGFEFVEFTSPNPEALADLFVKMGFTHVGTHKSKNVRRYAQGDINFLLNMDEAGQVAGFRNAHGPSANAMAFRVADADQALKLAIERGASPVKGEHGPGELDIPAIEGIGGANLYLVDRHGGETIYDTDFTPVPGTNADDHAVGLHTLDHLTHNLQRGRMDYWANYYETIFNFRQIRYFDIEGQATGLFSKAMTAPDDKIRIPLNESQDEHSQIEEFIKDYKGEGIQHLALATDDIFATVDKLRANGIKFQTAPQTYFDLIDKRLPGHNHDVEEMRKRDILIDGAPETGGGLLLQIFTENMVGPIFFEIIQRKGNDGFGEGNFKALFESIELDQIRRGVVPGKVDA is encoded by the coding sequence ATGACCGCGACCGAAAACCCCATGGGCCTGAATGGCTTCGAGTTCGTCGAATTCACCAGCCCCAACCCGGAAGCACTGGCCGATCTGTTCGTGAAAATGGGCTTCACCCATGTGGGCACGCACAAATCTAAGAATGTCCGCCGCTACGCGCAGGGCGACATCAACTTCCTGCTCAACATGGACGAAGCCGGCCAGGTCGCCGGTTTCCGCAACGCACACGGCCCCTCCGCCAACGCGATGGCGTTCCGCGTCGCCGATGCGGATCAGGCGCTGAAGCTTGCGATCGAGCGCGGCGCGAGTCCGGTAAAGGGCGAGCATGGTCCTGGCGAGCTCGACATTCCGGCGATCGAAGGCATTGGCGGCGCGAACCTCTATCTGGTCGACCGCCATGGTGGCGAGACGATCTACGACACCGATTTCACGCCCGTTCCTGGCACGAATGCGGACGATCATGCGGTCGGCCTGCACACGCTCGACCATCTGACGCACAATCTCCAGCGCGGCCGGATGGATTATTGGGCCAATTATTACGAGACGATCTTCAACTTCCGTCAGATCCGCTATTTCGACATTGAGGGTCAGGCGACCGGCCTGTTTTCCAAGGCGATGACCGCACCCGACGACAAGATCCGCATCCCGCTCAACGAAAGCCAGGACGAGCATTCGCAGATCGAGGAATTCATCAAGGACTATAAGGGCGAAGGCATCCAGCATCTCGCGCTGGCGACCGACGACATCTTCGCCACGGTCGACAAATTGCGCGCCAACGGGATCAAGTTCCAGACCGCGCCGCAAACCTATTTCGACCTGATCGACAAGCGCCTGCCCGGCCACAATCATGACGTCGAGGAAATGCGCAAGCGCGATATCCTGATCGATGGCGCCCCGGAAACCGGCGGCGGTCTGCTGCTGCAGATCTTCACCGAGAATATGGTCGGCCCGATCTTCTTCGAAATCATCCAGCGCAAAGGCAATGACGGTTTCGGTGAGGGCAATTTCAAGGCATTGTTCGAAAGCATCGAGCTTGACCAGATCCGCCGCGGTGTCGTGCCGGGGAAAGTCGACGCTTAA
- a CDS encoding MarR family winged helix-turn-helix transcriptional regulator, with protein MPTLQLDEFLPYRLSIASNRVSSAIATAYQSLFGLKIPEWRLIAVIAEGEGMTQQALGFATRMDKVTVSRAAIALYDRGLVQRRPNPDDQRSHLLSLTPAGKSLYDSVAPKALELEKQIFAGFSAQEIITFRAMLDRLEASAETVDPQ; from the coding sequence ATGCCGACCCTGCAACTCGACGAATTCCTGCCCTATCGCCTGTCGATCGCTTCGAACCGTGTGTCGTCGGCGATCGCCACCGCATATCAATCGCTGTTCGGGCTCAAGATCCCGGAATGGCGGCTGATCGCGGTGATTGCGGAGGGTGAAGGGATGACGCAGCAGGCGCTTGGCTTCGCCACGCGGATGGACAAGGTGACAGTAAGTCGCGCGGCGATCGCGTTATATGATCGCGGGCTGGTGCAGCGGCGGCCCAATCCGGACGATCAAAGGTCGCATCTGTTGTCGCTGACCCCCGCGGGAAAATCGCTCTACGACAGCGTCGCGCCGAAAGCGCTGGAATTGGAGAAGCAAATCTTTGCCGGGTTTTCCGCACAGGAGATCATCACCTTTCGTGCAATGCTCGACCGGCTTGAAGCCTCAGCCGAAACAGTCGATCCCCAGTAA
- a CDS encoding malate synthase G translates to MPKMLDRAGLSVAEPLVRFVEGRLLLGLQIHASDWWRGVADIFAALTPKNRDLLAKRESLQALIDARYMAGEPVDEAFLRGIGYLVPEPAPFTIGTTHVDAEVATMAGPQLVVPILNARFVLNAANARWGSLYDALYGTDALPGSARPGGYDADRGANVIERAKAFLDEAVPLANWSWDSVASLSVVDGVLTGRGLLTGQLPALADPSAFAGYRGDPGNPTALLLRHNGLHIEVVIDRNHPIGRDDPAGIADVLLESALTSIVDLEDSVAAVDADDKVLAYGNWLGLMRGDLEESFTKGGRSVTRRLSDDRDYAAPDGGKLTLPGRSLLFVRNVGHLMTTPAIQLANGNEAPEGILDAIMTSTIALYDLRGLGRYRNSRAGSVYIVKPKMHGPEECAFTDALFDAVEDLLKLERYTLKVGVMDEERRTSANLAACIEAVKNRIVFINTGFLDRTGDEMHTAMRAGPMIPKAEMKASDWIKAYEDRNVRIGLAHGLSGKAQIGKGMWAAPDRMADMMAQKIGHPLSGANTAWVPSPTAATLHAMHYHQVDVFARQKEIAGEAIPGLAPLLTVPVAAGRNWTPDEIRVELDNNAQGILGYVVRWIDQGVGCSKVPDIHDIGLMEDRATLRISSQHIANWLLHGVATEADVDAAFARMAAKVDAQNADDALYRTMSGNEATSLAYQAARALVFEGVSQPSGYTEPLLHAYRAKVKAKAGG, encoded by the coding sequence ATGCCAAAGATGCTCGATCGTGCCGGCTTGTCGGTTGCCGAACCATTGGTGCGGTTTGTCGAGGGCAGGCTGTTGCTGGGGTTGCAGATCCACGCCAGCGACTGGTGGCGCGGCGTGGCCGATATCTTCGCCGCGCTGACACCCAAGAATCGCGACCTGCTGGCGAAGCGAGAGTCGCTCCAGGCATTGATCGATGCGCGCTATATGGCGGGCGAGCCGGTCGACGAGGCGTTTCTGCGTGGGATCGGTTATCTCGTGCCGGAGCCCGCGCCTTTCACCATCGGCACGACGCATGTCGATGCCGAGGTCGCGACCATGGCGGGGCCACAGCTGGTCGTGCCGATCCTCAACGCGCGCTTCGTGCTTAACGCCGCCAATGCGCGCTGGGGCAGCCTTTATGATGCTTTATACGGCACCGACGCCCTCCCCGGTAGCGCGCGGCCAGGGGGCTATGACGCCGATCGCGGCGCTAATGTGATCGAGCGTGCCAAGGCGTTTCTCGACGAAGCGGTGCCGCTGGCGAACTGGAGTTGGGACAGCGTTGCCTCGCTCAGTGTTGTCGATGGCGTGCTGACCGGGCGGGGATTGCTCACTGGGCAGCTACCGGCGCTCGCCGATCCGTCGGCTTTTGCCGGTTATCGTGGCGATCCGGGCAATCCGACCGCGTTGCTGCTGCGCCACAACGGGCTGCATATCGAAGTGGTGATCGACCGTAATCATCCGATCGGCCGCGATGACCCGGCGGGCATTGCCGATGTCCTGCTTGAATCCGCGCTCACCTCGATCGTCGATCTGGAGGATTCGGTCGCGGCGGTCGATGCCGACGACAAGGTGCTGGCTTATGGCAATTGGCTTGGCCTGATGCGCGGCGACCTGGAGGAGAGTTTCACCAAGGGCGGCCGGAGCGTCACCCGCCGGCTGTCCGATGACCGCGACTATGCCGCTCCCGATGGCGGCAAACTCACCTTGCCGGGCCGTAGCCTGTTGTTCGTGCGCAATGTCGGTCATTTGATGACGACGCCGGCGATCCAGCTCGCCAATGGCAACGAGGCGCCCGAAGGCATTCTTGACGCGATCATGACGAGCACGATTGCGCTCTACGATCTGCGCGGCCTTGGACGATATCGCAACAGCCGCGCGGGGTCGGTCTATATCGTCAAACCGAAAATGCACGGGCCTGAGGAATGCGCCTTCACCGACGCCTTGTTCGATGCGGTCGAGGATTTGCTCAAGCTCGAGCGCTATACGCTCAAGGTCGGGGTGATGGACGAGGAACGCCGCACCTCAGCCAATCTCGCTGCGTGTATCGAGGCGGTGAAGAACCGCATCGTGTTCATCAACACCGGTTTCCTCGATCGTACCGGCGACGAGATGCACACCGCGATGCGCGCCGGGCCGATGATCCCCAAGGCGGAGATGAAGGCAAGCGACTGGATCAAGGCTTATGAGGATCGCAATGTCCGCATCGGCCTGGCGCATGGCCTGAGCGGCAAGGCGCAGATCGGCAAGGGCATGTGGGCGGCGCCCGACCGCATGGCCGACATGATGGCGCAAAAGATCGGCCATCCTTTGTCGGGCGCGAACACCGCCTGGGTGCCGAGCCCGACTGCGGCGACGCTGCATGCGATGCATTACCATCAGGTCGATGTGTTCGCGCGGCAGAAGGAGATTGCAGGCGAGGCTATTCCCGGGCTCGCGCCGTTGCTGACCGTGCCGGTTGCAGCCGGGCGGAACTGGACGCCCGACGAAATCCGCGTCGAGCTCGACAATAATGCGCAGGGGATTCTCGGTTATGTCGTACGTTGGATCGACCAGGGCGTGGGATGTTCCAAGGTGCCCGACATCCATGACATCGGCTTGATGGAGGATCGCGCGACATTGCGGATCAGCTCGCAGCATATCGCCAACTGGCTGCTCCATGGGGTCGCGACGGAAGCGGATGTCGATGCCGCGTTCGCGCGCATGGCAGCTAAGGTCGATGCGCAGAATGCGGACGACGCGCTTTATCGCACGATGTCCGGCAACGAAGCGACGAGCCTTGCCTATCAGGCAGCGCGAGCGCTGGTGTTCGAAGGCGTGAGTCAGCCGAGCGGCTATACCGAACCGCTACTCCACGCCTATCGGGCCAAGGTGAAGGCAAAAGCGGGCGGCTGA
- a CDS encoding BamA/TamA family outer membrane protein, with protein MTFSPGWLALSAALSAPQQVSPPAVPPAVQQTDPQPDETIVSDPDFEKALPPLSDDINAPLEAMPAATPPARTLPDLPAQAPVADTNTLAPLSAEEPELTRALPPLGTFDSTPPVNIADTGDDKTVVIRYDTQVNGLDALGLTGQFNGLSALKDGGGKAANAAMVSARAREDEALAVRLLKSRGYYDGTAISTIESVPNSGNVKAIISATPGKLYSLGSIAIEAGPVVPADLLTRELPLRVGDPIEADRIQGAEANVSLKLPQQGYPFVTLGQRDILLDEATWTGAYTLPVDTGPRSSFGTYTTEGKLAFEAEHVGVLARFKPGELYDNRKVDDLRDALVATGLFSTVSVEPVRTGKPGPDGTEAVDLLVRQEAGPPRSVAASAGYSTGQGFRLEGSFTHRDLWKPEGALILSAIAGTQEQGLGATFRRSNAGKRDRTVTLTASANHSNYDAFNAFTGTLAGRISYDSTPIWQKKLTYAYGFELIGTNESVYDFARLEKRRATYGILALPGQLQFDTSDNLLNPTKGYRLKLSLSPETSVRGGVRPYARILIEGSIYQPVTDSIVLAGRLRAGTIPGIDRDDLAPSRRYYGGGGGSVRGYGYQRLGPFDPNGDPVGGRSLNEFSLEARYRFGNYGIVPFIDGGNAYEGVMPKGSDLRYGAGIGGRFYTNFGPLRVDVATPLNPRPGDGKVALYISIGQAF; from the coding sequence CTGACGTTTTCGCCGGGGTGGCTGGCTTTGAGTGCCGCGCTGTCGGCTCCGCAACAGGTGTCACCCCCTGCAGTGCCGCCGGCTGTCCAGCAGACCGACCCGCAACCGGACGAAACTATCGTCAGTGACCCCGATTTCGAAAAGGCGCTGCCACCGCTCAGCGACGATATCAACGCGCCGCTCGAGGCGATGCCGGCGGCGACGCCGCCTGCTCGGACACTTCCGGATTTGCCGGCGCAAGCACCCGTTGCCGACACCAACACACTCGCGCCGCTCTCGGCCGAGGAACCGGAATTGACCCGGGCGCTGCCGCCGCTGGGTACGTTCGATTCGACTCCGCCGGTCAATATCGCCGACACCGGCGACGACAAGACCGTGGTCATTCGGTACGATACGCAGGTCAACGGCCTCGATGCGCTTGGGCTGACCGGGCAGTTCAATGGGCTGTCGGCGCTGAAAGACGGAGGCGGGAAGGCGGCCAACGCGGCGATGGTTTCCGCGCGGGCGAGGGAAGATGAAGCACTTGCCGTTCGACTGCTGAAGTCGCGCGGTTATTACGACGGCACCGCGATCTCGACGATCGAGAGCGTGCCGAACAGCGGCAACGTCAAGGCGATCATCAGCGCGACGCCGGGCAAGCTTTATTCGCTCGGGTCGATTGCGATCGAGGCAGGGCCAGTGGTGCCGGCCGATCTGCTCACCCGCGAACTCCCCTTGCGCGTCGGCGATCCGATCGAGGCCGATCGTATCCAGGGGGCAGAAGCGAACGTCAGCCTGAAGCTGCCGCAACAGGGCTATCCCTTCGTCACGCTGGGGCAGCGCGACATATTGCTCGACGAAGCAACCTGGACCGGCGCCTACACGTTGCCAGTCGATACGGGACCGCGATCCTCGTTCGGAACTTACACGACCGAGGGCAAGCTCGCTTTCGAGGCCGAGCATGTCGGCGTACTCGCGCGGTTCAAGCCGGGCGAGCTGTATGACAATCGCAAGGTCGACGATTTGCGCGATGCGCTGGTCGCGACCGGGCTGTTCTCGACCGTGTCGGTCGAGCCGGTGCGTACCGGCAAGCCCGGCCCCGACGGCACCGAAGCGGTCGACCTGCTGGTCCGGCAAGAAGCCGGGCCGCCTCGGTCGGTGGCGGCCAGCGCGGGATATTCGACCGGGCAGGGGTTCCGGCTCGAAGGCTCCTTCACGCACCGCGACCTGTGGAAGCCGGAAGGTGCGCTGATCCTGTCGGCGATCGCCGGCACGCAGGAACAGGGATTGGGTGCGACGTTCCGTCGTTCGAACGCGGGCAAGCGCGACCGCACGGTGACGCTGACCGCGTCGGCCAATCACAGCAATTACGATGCGTTCAACGCTTTTACCGGCACGCTGGCGGGACGGATCAGTTATGATTCGACGCCGATCTGGCAAAAGAAGCTCACCTATGCTTACGGCTTCGAGCTGATCGGCACGAATGAGAGCGTGTATGATTTTGCGCGGCTCGAGAAACGGCGCGCGACCTATGGCATCCTGGCCTTGCCGGGGCAGCTGCAGTTCGACACGTCGGATAATCTGCTCAACCCGACCAAAGGGTATCGCCTCAAGCTGAGCCTCAGCCCCGAGACATCCGTGCGCGGCGGCGTGCGGCCTTATGCGCGCATATTGATCGAGGGCAGCATCTATCAGCCGGTGACCGACAGCATCGTATTGGCCGGACGGCTGCGCGCGGGAACGATCCCGGGCATCGACCGCGACGATTTGGCGCCGTCGCGCCGTTATTACGGCGGCGGTGGCGGGTCGGTGCGCGGTTATGGGTATCAACGGCTCGGGCCGTTCGATCCCAACGGCGACCCGGTCGGCGGACGCAGCCTCAACGAATTCTCGCTCGAAGCGCGCTACCGCTTCGGCAATTACGGCATCGTGCCGTTCATCGATGGCGGTAACGCCTATGAAGGCGTCATGCCCAAGGGATCGGATTTGCGGTACGGCGCGGGTATCGGTGGGCGTTTCTACACCAATTTCGGGCCGCTTCGCGTCGATGTCGCGACGCCACTCAACCCCCGTCCGGGTGACGGCAAGGTCGCACTGTATATCTCGATCGGGCAGGCATTCTGA